A single genomic interval of Stieleria maiorica harbors:
- a CDS encoding sulfatase-like hydrolase/transferase, with protein MQNILQTLVLLSAQLCLAGLLLASDRPNVIVIVSDDQGYGDVGFNGPCDIPTPNLDALAESGIVMEAGYASHPYCSPSRAGLLTGRYQQRFGHECNPGASEDDPTSGLPVGETMMSDVMKSAGYRTVAIGKWHLGDAKPFWPTERGFEEWFGFTGGGMSYWGTPKKGRPLGGVLKDGQPVDPSSLTYLTDDFSDAAIDFIDRHRESPFFMYLAYNAPHAPDQATADHLSKVDHIEYGGRAVYGAMVAGMDEGIGRVMNKLEQRGLKGNTLVVFYSDNGGRTTHASNLPLRGHKGMLFEGGIRVPFCVSWPDGLPGGVRYSAPVSALDIFPTVLAACQIDSDVTAKLDGVNLLPFLKGENESRPHETLFWRYAMDGDRYGYAVRDGDDKLVISQYKQKSLLFDLSQDPGERHDLAESNPGLVERLTGLIRDWDRQNMRPLWLDPHGANVAKEENARAEIVNRALPPKSKRSNRNGGQD; from the coding sequence GTGCAAAACATCTTGCAAACATTGGTGCTTTTATCTGCCCAACTGTGTTTGGCGGGTTTGTTGCTGGCCAGCGACCGCCCCAACGTCATCGTGATCGTTTCGGACGATCAGGGCTATGGCGACGTCGGTTTCAACGGACCGTGTGACATTCCCACTCCCAATCTGGACGCGTTGGCCGAATCAGGCATCGTGATGGAAGCCGGCTATGCTTCGCATCCGTATTGCAGTCCCAGTCGCGCAGGTCTTTTGACCGGGCGCTATCAACAGCGGTTCGGCCACGAGTGCAATCCCGGTGCGTCCGAGGATGACCCGACGTCCGGATTGCCTGTCGGCGAAACAATGATGTCGGATGTCATGAAATCCGCCGGCTATCGAACCGTAGCCATCGGCAAGTGGCACCTGGGAGATGCCAAGCCGTTCTGGCCTACCGAACGGGGATTTGAGGAGTGGTTCGGGTTTACCGGCGGAGGGATGAGCTATTGGGGGACGCCCAAAAAAGGGCGTCCGCTTGGCGGAGTGTTGAAAGACGGGCAACCCGTCGATCCGTCGTCTCTCACTTATCTGACGGATGACTTTTCGGACGCAGCCATCGATTTCATCGATCGGCATCGCGAATCTCCATTCTTCATGTATCTCGCCTACAACGCGCCGCATGCCCCCGACCAGGCAACGGCCGATCACTTGTCCAAAGTGGATCACATCGAATATGGCGGCCGGGCCGTTTACGGCGCAATGGTGGCGGGCATGGACGAAGGCATCGGCCGCGTGATGAACAAGCTTGAACAGCGGGGTTTGAAAGGCAATACGCTGGTCGTGTTCTACAGCGACAACGGCGGCAGAACCACGCACGCCAGCAATTTGCCGCTGCGTGGACACAAGGGCATGTTGTTTGAAGGAGGCATCCGTGTCCCTTTCTGTGTCTCATGGCCGGATGGATTGCCCGGCGGCGTTCGCTATTCGGCACCCGTGTCCGCGCTCGACATTTTCCCAACCGTGCTGGCGGCCTGTCAGATCGATTCCGATGTCACGGCCAAGCTCGATGGGGTGAATTTGTTGCCCTTCTTGAAGGGCGAAAACGAATCACGCCCGCATGAAACTCTGTTTTGGCGTTACGCAATGGATGGCGATCGGTATGGCTATGCGGTTCGCGATGGCGACGACAAGTTGGTGATCAGTCAGTACAAGCAAAAGTCGTTGCTGTTTGATCTTAGCCAGGACCCTGGTGAACGGCACGACCTCGCGGAGTCGAATCCCGGCCTGGTCGAGCGATTGACAGGTCTGATCAGGGATTGGGACCGTCAAAACATGCGACCGCTCTGGCTCGATCCCCACGGTGCAAACGTCGCAAAAGAGGAAAACGCGAGAGCGGAGATTGTCAACCGCGCTCTTCCACCAAAATCAAAAAGATCGAATCGAAATGGAGGCCAAGATTGA